The nucleotide window TCTGTGTGGGTCTTTCCAGGGTGAGGGTGGAGCTGTTTCTTGAGTGTCCCCAGCAGTCCTGCTTGACATCTGTCCTGTCCCGCCAGGCACTGGCAGCGGCTCCGTGTCCCACGCCATCATCCGCACCATCGCGCCCACAGGCCACCTGCACACAGTGGAGTTCCACCAGCAGCGGGCAGAGAAGGCTCGGGAGGAGTTCCAGGAGCATCGAGTGGGCCGCTGGGTGACGGTGCGCAACCAGGACGTGTGCCGAAGCGGCTTTGGTGTGAGCCATGTGGCAGATGCTGTTTTCCTGGACATCCCATCTCCTTGGGAGGCTGTGGGTCATGCCTGGGATGCCCTCAAGGTTGAAGGTACAGTAGGGGTTCTGGTGCAGCCCTGAGGGCTGAGCTCCTGGGCCTGGCCTTGGGTGTGGGTCACCTGCAGCCCAGAGGGGTCAGAAACCACCGGGCCACGCAGCCTGGGCAGGCCAGGACCCCTTTTGGCCCTAAATAGGGGTGGGTCAGGCTGGCTGAGGACTCACGGGGAGGTCACCTCGTGAGAGGGTGAGGTTGGGAGGAGTAAGATCCGGGGAGAGGCGACTCCAGCTGAGCCCCTGCTCCTTGGCCTTGCCCCGCTTGCACCCGGACGTGGGAGATGTCTGAGTTCCCTGGGGAATGTGGCAGCTCCACCTCAGTGAGAGGGGGGACTCATGCCACGGACATTTCAGAGGTCGGAGGACaacccctgaccccagcccctgccagcagagtctcccttcccccccagccACAAGCCAGGGAACCGGCCCCTTTTAGGGAAGATGCTGGATATGGAGGCGGAAAGGAGGCGGGAAGGTTGGCTCTTTGCCAGGGAGGCGCTGGTGAGGCCCTgagtttttcccttttctggtgAAGGAGCCAGCCCAGGCAGCCAgggccccttccctcctccccgctcaGCAGTGCAGccggggagggcagggagggagcccagggtgCCCTGGGGGAAGGGCCGCCCCTCCAAAAGGTGCCAAGGCGGCTCCAAGAGCGAGGCGCTCCAGGCAGTGGCTCCCAGTGGGTCCCCTGCGGCATCCCTGGGCTCTGCCAAGGTAGGCCGGCTTCCCTGCAGCTCCAGGCCTTCTGACTCTGCCACCAGACACCGCAGGCCCGGGCCCCAGTCCCACGGAGGCCAGAGCCAGCCGCCCAGCCTGGGCCAAGCCCAAGCCCGGGAGTCACACTCCTGGGCCTTCCTCCTGTTGCCAAGGTTCCTTCCTGGTGGCTAGCCCCGGGGGAGCCGTGCCATCTGTCGTGCCCATCCCCCGTGCTCCTCTAAGCCCCCTCCTTTGCACCCTCGCTGTGTCTGCTTGTTTTGGTCCCAGAGGTTCCCAGCTTACTTGTGGGCCTTGCATTTTCCAGTGGctcccctgcctgctctgtgAGCCCAACCCTGGCGAAGGGCCATCCCCAGGCCCTCTGGAACTTGGGCTGGCCAGCGGGCTCTGGCCGTCACCCAGTGGGGCCTGTTTTCCTAGCAGTACGCACAGGGCTTGGGTCCCTTCTTGGGGGATGACCCTGCGCCCTCCTGGGTTTGCTTCAGACTGCTTGTGCCCCCAAACCTACACCTTCTCGAAGACCTGTGTGGGGGGTCTGTGTCCCCAGGTGTGGCTGAGGTGACCAGGCCTCAGGGCCATTTGAGGACTTGCCTGGCCGCGTCCCTTTCCCAGCCTCGGCTTCCCCACACCCTCTCTCCCTGCTAGGACAGGGACGTGGGCTGGACCCGGGCCAGGCTGAGGGACACTGCGGGTGGGCCCTGCTGGGAGGTGGCAGGAAGGGGCTGTCAGCTCCCGCCTGCACCCTGTCATCCTTGGCCGTCAGGCTCTGCTCGGAGTAGGCGCCTCCTGTTCCCCAGAGCAGGTGACAGCCTCTAATTTCCTGTGACAGCAGCCGCTCCCACCACCTGTGATCCGTTTCCCCCGCTGCCGCCGCCGCGCTGGATGGTTGGAGCTGTTCTGGGCGCAGCGCTCTGATGGCTGCCGGGCCGAGGCTCCGCCGTGACCCCTGACCCGGTGGTTCATCCTGGCCCCAGCCCTCGGCTTCCTTGTAGAAGTGGAGGGTGGCAGTGCCGAAGTGCTGATGAAAGCCAGGTCGTGGGCTCGGTCTAAGCGGGCCCTTCCACGTGGCTCCACGGGAGCTCCTGCCCCACCGGCCTCTGCCCACGGCCCCGCCACGGTCTGGACCCACGCCTGCCCCCCAGGGGCCCTGTGTGGGGCCGGGCCTCCACCCTGCCATCCCCAGCCCTGGGACACCTGGCGCCTgtgccctcctgccctctgacCCCGCGCCTGGCTCCCCACAGGTGGGCGCATCTGCTCCTTCTCGCCGTGCATCGAGCAAGTGCAGCGCACCTGCCAGGCGCTGGCCGCCCACGGCTTCTCGGAGCTGAGCACGCTGGAGGTGCTGCCGCAGCTGTACAACGTGCGCACCGTCAGCCTGCCTGCGCCCGACCTGGGGGCCGGCCTGCGCCCCGACGCCGGCCCCGACTCCGGCCCCTTCCGCAGCGGCACGCCCATGAAGGAGGCCGTGGGCCACACGGGCTACCTGACCTTCGCCACCAAGACCCCGGGCTAGTAGGCCTCCTGCCAGGAGCTGCAGGGAGCTGGGAACCCGCGGAGCACGGGCAGGGGTGCAGCTCAGCCACAGGCCGCCTTATATGGTCAGCGCAGGCCTGCTGGGGCCTGTGTTTAGAAATgtggcggggcggggcggggcttgGGGGCCTCCCAGGGTGGCCgagggtggtgggcagaggaCTGTGGGCAGGGCCAGCCAGCACCGGACAGTCTGGTCCTCTGGGGAGGAAAGCCTCCCGCCCATCGTCCCCTGTTCTGCTGCTCTTTGTTGCCACAGAGCCTCTGCTGTCACCAGCTCTTCTGGCTATTGAGGCCAAGGGGTGTAGGTGGGGGACCCGAATCTGACCTCTTCCTAGGTAGCCGCAAACTggtagggaggtgggggagcaaGGAGTCGGAGGAGGAGGACCACTGAGTCTGTGAGCCGGCCCCTTTGCCCCTGGGAGCTGATGGTgccgggctgggggagggagaggagggcttGCTGGGTGGCCTCAGGCCTGAGCCCACCCTGTGAGGCACCCTACAGGGCAAGTGGGAGTGCCCTGTACCCCCTCTTGTGGGATGGAtgggcccagggcagccctgcccatctggcgtgcttctccctctgctggaagTGCCTTGCATGGCCCCGGTCCAGCTGGAGCCCCGGCATGTCTGAGAGTGAGAACAGGGCAACACTTCGCCAGGAGCCTGAGGGGAACGGTGAAATGCCTCAGGTGACCCAGCCCGGCCCTCTCAGAGCTGTTTGAACCCCGGCTGTCCAGCCCCAGGGCTACTTGCgtgccctccccctcccaggaGTGCTGGGGGCACGGGGGTGCATCCAGGACGGAGGGCAGCCGGCCCTGGtccccagctctgggctgggtggCTGGCATCCATGCCTGTCTCAGTTGCATGAAGGGCCTGAGCATCTGCCCTTGGCCTCACCTGTCCTCAGGAGCTTCCGTTTTCCCACCTTAGGACAAGAGCCCCAGGGACTGTGCCGGCAGGGAGCCGTGCCTGGCTGAGAAATAAACACTTGCCTCTGCCGAGCTCACTGGTCTCTTTGGTGCCCCTCACGCCAGACCCTTGTTCCCCAACACCAGCGCCCAGGCCAGACCTCCCCACATACAGCCCTGGCCCCTGGTCCTTCCTCCCCCTGTCCTAGGGCAGGAGTCACAGGAGCTCTGGACTCCAGGACAACAGCCTGGGACATGATGGACAAAGGGGCAAGTGTGTGGCCACCCCCACTCAGCTGCAGAAAGGGCCACTTGTCCTAGTGGGGGAGGCGAGGGGGGGggtctgcctctgtgtgtgtgtgtgtgtatccatccGTCCCAGAGCACTGGACCCTCCCTTCACAGCCTGGCCTGGTCTTGCAGGGGCCACCTTTTATGTTTCCAGAATGACCTAGAACTCAAGAaggaccccctccccacacatgcCTGCCCTTCCAGCCCAAGGCCACACCTAGGCCTGGGAGTCCTTGCAAAGGTGCCAGGTGAGGTGGGCCTACTGGACGACTGATCTCCTGAGGGCAGCAtcacagggctgggaggggggctcccctctcccttttACCCAGGGCCCGTCCTGACCTCTGAGCAAATGCCTAGcttgggggacagaggagggaccTGTTTCTTACCCTGGCCTTAGAGAGAGGCCGGCAAGATGCCTGACACAGGGCATAGCTCTCCATGCTCTGCAGAGCACATGGGCCTGCCGAGCGTTGCTCCTTCTACAGGGGGCTAAGGGTGGCTGCCTAGACTACAGCCCTGGGCGTCACTGGGCCTGTGGGAGCTGGAGGATTGGGGTCAGAAGACCTGTACGCCTGACCCTGCTCATAGGCATACCTGGCCCAGGGCAGCTCTGAAGTCCAGGGGGCCCTCCAGCCCCTCAGCTGTGCTGCCAGGCCCCACACGAGCACCCTGGGAACTCCTGTGCACCCTCTAGACCCCCCAAATGTCTCCGTGCCACCCACCAGCAACCTCAGGCAGGAGCACCCTGCGACCCCCTCCAGGCAGAGGAGCCAACGCCGAGTAGGGCCCCAATTCTGCAGAAGGGGAGCTTGTGTCCAGAGCCGGGGCCGGCACCCATGGCAGATGAGTGACTGGTCAGCAGGTCAGTGACCGTCACCTCTGCGAGTCAGTGGCATGGGGCTGGTCACAGGGCAAGGATTCGCCCAGACACTCCCCGTGATGCTCAGTTGTTCCTGGAAATTCCTGTCCCTGTCATGTCATACGCCAGCCACCTCCACTGCTGCCCCCTGAAGGCCTAGAGCCCCTGGCTCACCCACTCCGAGGGCCCTAGCCCAGGATCCTACCCTACAGAAGGATTAGAGTCTCCTTTGGCCTCCATGGAGGCTGCCTCCAGCCACTTCCCCCAGGAAGCCCCCTGGGCCTTGCCCTCCTCAGCCCTGGTGTGTGCTGCCCCTGCCCTCTCCGTGCTTCGCCCTCACCTGCCTGGGAGGGGCTCGCCTCCTCCAGCGGGAGCCCCTGGGGTGGTATGGGTTGGGGGCCCAGGGTGGGATTTTGGACAGGTGGTGGGTGGCATCATGGATGCCAGGCCACTGG belongs to Ailuropoda melanoleuca isolate Jingjing chromosome 14, ASM200744v2, whole genome shotgun sequence and includes:
- the TRMT61A gene encoding tRNA (adenine(58)-N(1))-methyltransferase catalytic subunit TRMT61A isoform X2 encodes the protein MSFVAYEELIKEGDTAILSLGHGAMVAVRVQRGAQTQTRHGVLRHSVDLIGRPFGSKILYSTDIALLTMMLELRPGSVVCESGTGSGSVSHAIIRTIAPTGHLHTVEFHQQRAEKAREEFQEHRVGRWVTVRNQDVCRSGFGVSHVADAVFLDIPSPWEAVGHAWDALKVEGGRICSFSPCIEQVQRTCQALAAHGFSELSTLEVLPQLYNVRTVSLPAPDLGAGLRPDAGPDSGPFRSGTPMKEAVGHTGYLTFATKTPG
- the TRMT61A gene encoding tRNA (adenine(58)-N(1))-methyltransferase catalytic subunit TRMT61A isoform X1, which codes for MSFVAYEELIKEGDTAILSLGHGAMVAVRVQRGAQTQTRHGVLRHSVDLIGRPFGSKVTCGRGGWVYVLHPTPELWTLNLPHRTQILYSTDIALLTMMLELRPGSVVCESGTGSGSVSHAIIRTIAPTGHLHTVEFHQQRAEKAREEFQEHRVGRWVTVRNQDVCRSGFGVSHVADAVFLDIPSPWEAVGHAWDALKVEGGRICSFSPCIEQVQRTCQALAAHGFSELSTLEVLPQLYNVRTVSLPAPDLGAGLRPDAGPDSGPFRSGTPMKEAVGHTGYLTFATKTPG